One segment of Purpureocillium takamizusanense chromosome 7, complete sequence DNA contains the following:
- a CDS encoding dTDP-glucose 4,6-dehydratase (EggNog:ENOG503NX8S~COG:G), producing MITGGAGFIASWVVRHFTLTYPEAYNIVSFDKLDYCSSLNNTRTLNDKRNFTFYHGDLTNPPEVLDCMERHEIDTVLHFAAQSHVDLSFGNSYSFTHANVYGTHVLLESAKKACIKRFIHVSTDEVYGEVKEGDDELHESSILAPTNPYAASKAAAEMLVHSYLKSFKLPTIIVRSNNVYGPHQYPEKIIPKFACLLGRGRPVVLHGDGRPTRRYLYAGDAADAFDTILHKGQVGHVYNVGSADEVSNLELSHKILDAMEVDMDDPNRFRKWIKYTKDRPFNDRRYAVDGTKLRKLGWEQKTSLQEGLQTTVDWYRQFGELWWGDISHVLTPFPTVSQGEIMPDDDHSMKDEPPQPGDECHTTVKKTDAETNGRY from the exons ATGATCACTGGTGGTGCTGGATTCAT TGCATCTTGGGTCGTCCGCCACTTCACACTCACCTACCCTGAGGCCTACAACATAGTCTCCTTCGACAAGCTCGACTACTGCTCCTCCTTGAACAATACCAGGACTCTCAACGACAAGCGCAACTTTACCTTCTATCATGGCGACCTCACCAACCCCCCCGAGGTCCTGGACTGCATGGAGCGTCATGAAATCGACACCGTGCTCCATTTCGCGGCCCAGTCACACGTCGATTTGAGCTTCGGAAACTCCTACAGCTTCACGCACGCCAACGTCTACGGCACCCACGTCCTTCTGGAGAGTGCCAAAAAGGCTTGCATCAAGCGCTTCATCCATGTCTCTACCGATGAGGTCTacggcgaggtcaaggaaGGAGACGATGAGTTACATGAGTCGAGCATCCTTGCTCCCACCAATCCTTACGCCGCGAGtaaggcggccgccgagatgCTTGTCCACTCATACCTAAAGAGTTTCAAGCTGCCGACCATTATTGTACGCAGTAACAACGTATATGGACCTCACCAATATCCCGAAA AGATCATTCCAAAGTTCGCTTGTCTTCTTGGCAGGGGTCGCCCTGTTGTCTTGCACGGTGATGGGCGACCTACGCGTCGATATCTCTACGCTGGAGACGCGGCGGATGCCTTTGATACCATCCTGCACAAGGGTCAGGTTGGACACGTGTATAACGTCGGTTCCGCTGACGAGGTTTCCAACCTCGAACTCAGCCACAAGATACTCGATGCAATGGAggtcgacatggacgacCCCAACCGTTTCCGCAAATGGATCAAGTACACCAAGGACAGGCCGTTCAACGACCGTCGGTACGCCGTCGACGGTACCAAACTTCGTaagctgggctgggagcAGAAAACGTCACTCCAAGAGGGACTTCAAACGACAGTCGACTGGTATCGGCAGTTTGGAGAGCTATGGTGGGGTGACATTAGCCATGTCCTTACTCCTTTCCCGACTGTCAGCCAAGGCGAGATTATgccagacgacgaccacTCCATGAaggacgagccgccgcagcccggtGATGAGTGCCACACGACAGTGAAGAAGACTGATGCCGAGACGAATGGGAGATACTGA
- the RPF1 gene encoding Ribosome production factor 1 (COG:A~EggNog:ENOG503NYGV) yields the protein MGFTKPPVQALKAANKLKRQELFVQHKKAKDKERHEERHRRKKEESRDPSLKAARLAKNRAVTLDEKRVWDDGDDDSLGAVVDLEQLRKRRIAEAEAEEQAALDAEMKDAESENDDGDNDSMLDTDDEDDEDRQAARERQREKRAARDNSIAPSTTSTNLDLTPSSLALKFPSLFSDVPPPTPKILVTTSLNSTIHDEAQLISTLFPNTTYIRRSGHRYAYKYSLREICKFATNRDYTAVVLIKEDLKKPTGMSIVHLPSGPTFHFSISSWVEGKKLPGHGNPTNHYPELILNNFKTPLGYLTAKMFQTLFPPQPEFQGRQVVTLHCQRDFIFLRRHRYVFREKRTTEKNIVGADGKEVKGVEGLRVGLQELGPRFTLKLRRVDKGIGRAGSEGSDATQWEWKAKMEKDRKRFNL from the coding sequence ATGGGCTTCACAAAACCGCCTGTTCAGGCGCTCAAGGCTGCCAACAAGCTCAAGCGACAAGAACTCTTCGTCCAGCACAAGAAGGCGAAGGACAAGGAGCGTCATGAGGAGCGGCATCGTCGCAAGAAGGAAGAAAGCCGCGACCCATCACTGAAAGCTGCGCGACTGGCAAAGAACAGGGCTGTCACATTGGACGAGAAGCGAGTgtgggacgacggcgacgatgacagcCTCGGCGCAGTCGTGGACCTGGAACAGCTGAGGAAGCGGCGCATTGCGgaagccgaggccgaggagcaggctgCGTTGGACGCAGAGATGAAGGACGCAGAAAGCGAAAACGATGATGGCGATAACGACAGTATGCTGGAtacggacgacgaggacgatgaggatcGGCAAGCCGCGagggagcggcagcgggagAAGCGCGCGGCGCGAGACAACAGCATTGCCCCATCCACGACGAGCACGAACCTTGACCTGACTCCTTCCTCACTCGCGCTCAAGTTCCCCTCACTCTTCTCTGACGTTCCGCCCCCGACGCCTAAGATACTCGTCACCACGTCCCTTAATTCCACAAtccacgacgaggcgcagctcaTCTCAACCCTGTTCCCCAACACGACATACATTCGCCGCTCGGGCCACCGCTACGCTTACAAGTACTCCCTGCGCGAGATTTGCAAGTTTGCGACGAATCGCGACTACACAGCAGTCGTCCTCATCAAGGAGGACCTCAAGAAGCCTACAGGCATGTCCATTGTACACCTCCCCTCCGGCCCGACGTTCCACTTCAGTATCTCGAGTTGGGTCGAGGGCAAGAAACTTCCCGGCCACGGCAACCCTACCAACCATTACCCTGAGCTTATTCTCAATAATTTCAAGACGCCGTTGGGCTACCTCACGGCAAAGATGTTCCAGACGCTCttcccgccgcagcccgagTTTCAGGGCCGACAGGTCGTGACCTTGCATTGCCAGCGCGATTTTATCTtcctccgtcgccatcgctACGTTTTCCGAGAAAAGCGCACGACGGAAAAGAACATCGTTGGCGCAGACGGCAAGGAGGTCAAAGGAGTGGAGGGCCTCCGAGTCGGTCTGCAGGAACTGGGCCCGCGATTCACCCTGAAGCTAAGAAGGGTAGATAAGGGCatcgggcgggcgggaagcGAAGGGAGCGACGCCACACAATGGGAATGGAAGGCCAAGATGGAGAAGGATCGCAAGCGCTTCAACCTGTAA
- the POP3 gene encoding Ribonuclease P (COG:S~EggNog:ENOG503P6KZ) yields the protein MASSTQPTGRKRLIHHLDTPFSSVSWPEILFDDQDAILEMLCNLLNPIGQHRRHHTRPSKGKRSSKRRTASMQDATPEDETHGPPAPQKPELSAYVHVGFNSITRRLEETSEGHRETGSQGTDDAKGPYSMVFVARGNQSSAFNCHFPRMVGAATRALPYAERTRLVGFSKPCSERLSSVLGVARVSSVAVMRDAPGAEALLAFVRKTVSPVDTSWLEGSKASAYRPTQIGSTETTVGVKKAKTTA from the exons ATGGCTTCGTCGACACAGCCCACAGGGCGCAAGAGGCTCATTCATCACCTCGACACGCCCTTCTCCTCCGTTTCGTG GCCCGAGATATTGTTTGATGACCAGGACGCCATACTGGAGATGCTGTGCAA CCTTCTCAACCCCATCGGGCAACACAGAAGGCATCATACAAGACCGTCGAAGGGGAAGAGAAGCAGCAAAAGACGTACTGCCTCGATGCAGGATGCCACACCCGAGGACGAGACCCacgggccgccagcgccacaGAAGCCCGAACTCAGCGCTTACGTCCATGTCGGCTTCAATTCGATTACAAGAAGACTTGAAGAAACGTCAGAGGGGCACAGAGAAACTGGATCGCAGGGTACAGATGATGCCAAAGGCCCATATTCCATGGTTTTTGTTGCACGCGGCAATCAGTCATCGGCCTTCAACTGCCACTTCCCCAGAATGGTCGGCGCGGCAACGCGAGCCTTGCCGTATGCTGAGCGAACCCGATTAGTGGGGTTCTCAAAACCGTGCTCGGAAAGGCTCAGTTCCGTCTTGGGCGTCGCGCGGGTATCGTCCGTTGCCGTGATGCGCGATGCTCCAGGCGCTGAAGCGCTGTTGGCGTTTGTTCGAAAGACCGTTTCACCCGTGGACACTTCTTGGCTGGAGGGGAGCAAGGCTAGTGCTTATCGGCCGACACAAATTGGCTCGACAGAGACGACTGTTGGAGTAAAGAAGGCAAAGACAACGGCATGA
- a CDS encoding dTDP-glucose 4,6-dehydratase (EggNog:ENOG503NX8S~COG:G) — protein MTRRLLQRLHSRVPHHQPRRRPARASSMTPCVSQQRATGRMTYGAVNAANGYHSYSQEPDVWKRAPVLKGTTEFEPRPGVRNIMITGGAGFIASWVVRHFTLTYPEAYNIVSFDKLDYCSSLNNTRTLNDKRNFTFYHGDLTNPPEVLDCMERHEIDTVLHFAAQSHVDLSFGNSYSFTHANVYGTHVLLESAKKACIKRFIHVSTDEVYGEVKEGDDELHESSILAPTNPYAASKAAAEMLVHSYLKSFKLPTIIVRSNNVYGPHQYPEKIIPKFACLLGRGRPVVLHGDGRPTRRYLYAGDAADAFDTILHKGQVGHVYNVGSADEVSNLELSHKILDAMEVDMDDPNRFRKWIKYTKDRPFNDRRYAVDGTKLRKLGWEQKTSLQEGLQTTVDWYRQFGELWWGDISHVLTPFPTVSQGEIMPDDDHSMKDEPPQPGDECHTTVKKTDAETNGRY, from the exons ATGACACGCAGGCTCCTCCAACGGCTGCACAGCAGAGTCCCACATCACCAGcccagacgacgacctgcccgggcttcgtcgatgacgccgtGTGTGAGCCAGCAACGCGCAACAGGCAGAATGACCTACG GGGCTgtcaacgccgccaacggctACCACTCATATTCACAGGAACCGGATGTCTGGAAACGTGCCCCAGTTCTGAAGGGTACGACGGAATTCGAGCCGCGACCCGGCGTCCGTAATATCATGATCACTGGTGGTGCTGGATTCAT TGCATCTTGGGTCGTCCGCCACTTCACACTCACCTACCCTGAGGCCTACAACATAGTCTCCTTCGACAAGCTCGACTACTGCTCCTCCTTGAACAATACCAGGACTCTCAACGACAAGCGCAACTTTACCTTCTATCATGGCGACCTCACCAACCCCCCCGAGGTCCTGGACTGCATGGAGCGTCATGAAATCGACACCGTGCTCCATTTCGCGGCCCAGTCACACGTCGATTTGAGCTTCGGAAACTCCTACAGCTTCACGCACGCCAACGTCTACGGCACCCACGTCCTTCTGGAGAGTGCCAAAAAGGCTTGCATCAAGCGCTTCATCCATGTCTCTACCGATGAGGTCTacggcgaggtcaaggaaGGAGACGATGAGTTACATGAGTCGAGCATCCTTGCTCCCACCAATCCTTACGCCGCGAGtaaggcggccgccgagatgCTTGTCCACTCATACCTAAAGAGTTTCAAGCTGCCGACCATTATTGTACGCAGTAACAACGTATATGGACCTCACCAATATCCCGAAA AGATCATTCCAAAGTTCGCTTGTCTTCTTGGCAGGGGTCGCCCTGTTGTCTTGCACGGTGATGGGCGACCTACGCGTCGATATCTCTACGCTGGAGACGCGGCGGATGCCTTTGATACCATCCTGCACAAGGGTCAGGTTGGACACGTGTATAACGTCGGTTCCGCTGACGAGGTTTCCAACCTCGAACTCAGCCACAAGATACTCGATGCAATGGAggtcgacatggacgacCCCAACCGTTTCCGCAAATGGATCAAGTACACCAAGGACAGGCCGTTCAACGACCGTCGGTACGCCGTCGACGGTACCAAACTTCGTaagctgggctgggagcAGAAAACGTCACTCCAAGAGGGACTTCAAACGACAGTCGACTGGTATCGGCAGTTTGGAGAGCTATGGTGGGGTGACATTAGCCATGTCCTTACTCCTTTCCCGACTGTCAGCCAAGGCGAGATTATgccagacgacgaccacTCCATGAaggacgagccgccgcagcccggtGATGAGTGCCACACGACAGTGAAGAAGACTGATGCCGAGACGAATGGGAGATACTGA
- a CDS encoding uncharacterized protein (BUSCO:EOG092629WJ~COG:J~COG:U~EggNog:ENOG503NV3V), which translates to MTAAGSKRRKLAHNSSDDEAQHAASSRRAQKDFFKHASDWNLEHDYESRRRKGKKNAKESTKLPQIRSTDGRVEIVRNVEPEEDASSVQSDNEWLEGREDGIESESEELDEDKEEEEQKPEIPEPQQILEAQEELAKLASSINENPEENIGALKGLAALGQSKIPTIQMLALMTQMTVYQDIIPGYRIRPHTEESSKEKLSKEVRQLRQFEQSLVSGYQGYVKELARCAKFETKPVRGGQSVANVAVTCACSLITKVPHFNFRSDVVKILVGRLSRRKIDDDAVKSQKALEEFFRDDEEGRPSLEAVSLLTKMMKAREFEVDETTVNLFLSLRLLSEFSGKASQDRVERSAEDLAKVKKNKREFRTKRERKAIKEQKALEKTMAQADALVSHEERDRMQSETLKLVFATYFRILKLRVPHLMGAVLEGLAKYAHLINQDFFGDLLEALKDLIRHSDEDAEGKSTEDAENEEDDEDIPVRNLTREALLCTVTAYALLAGQDAHNSRHDLHLDLSFFTTHLFKSLLPLATAADLENTRLSTSSSSSAASATSKINVQTTTVLLLRSLTGILLPAYNARQVPPLRLAAFTKQLTSTALHLPEKSAQAVLALLGDIAHTHAKKINSLWNTEERKGDGKFNPLSDSVEGSNPFASTVWEGELLRKHFSPKVREGVKMLEKSMTS; encoded by the coding sequence ATGACGGCCGCCGGTTCGAAACGGCGGAAGCTGGCCCATAACTCATCCGACGATGAGGCACAGCATGCCGCTTCGTCGAGAAGAGCTCAGAAGGACTTCTTCAAGCATGCATCCGACTGGAACCTGGAGCACGACTACGAGTCGCGCCGTCGCAAAGGAAAGAAGAACGCCAAAGAGAGCACGAAACTTCCACAGATTCGCTCCACAGATGGGCGGGTAGAAATTGTGCGGAACGTTGAGCCCGAAGAGGATGCATCCTCCGTCCAGAGCGACAACGAGTGGCTTGAGGGtcgcgaggacggcatcgagtCCGAATCCGAGGAACTCGACGAAGacaaggaggaagaggagcaaAAGCCTGAGATTCCGGAACCTCAGCAGATTCTTGAAGCTcaggaggagctggccaaaCTCGCCAGCTCAATCAACGAGAACCCCGAAGAGAACATCGGTGCGCTCAAGGGcctcgcggccctcggccaATCCAAGATCCCAACAATACAGATGCTGGCGCTCATGACACAAATGACCGTCTACCAGGACATAATTCCCGGCTACAGGATACGCCCGCATACCGAAGAATCCTCCAAGGAGAAGCTGTCCAAGGAGGTTCGCCAGCTTAGGCAGTTTGAACAGAGCTTGGTATCCGGTTACCAGGGCTACGTTAAGGAGCTTGCGCGGTGCGCCAAGTTCGAGACGAAGCCTGTGCGAGGCGGGCAGAGTGTGGCGAATGTTGCAGTCACATGCGCGTGCTCGCTCATCACCAAGGTCCCGCACTTCAACTTTCGGTCAGATGTTGTCAagatcctcgtcggcaggcTGAGCCGGAGAAAaatcgacgacgatgccgtcaagTCCCAGAAGGCGCTGGAAGAATTCTTTcgcgatgatgaggagggcAGGCCATCTCTCGAGGCAGTGTCGCTGCTCACAAAGATGATGAAGGCGCGTGAATTCGAAGTCGACGAGACCACCGTCAACCTGTTCCTCAGCCTCAGGCTCCTGTCCGAGTTCTCGGGCAAGGCGTCTCAGGATCGAGTGGAGAGATCAgccgaggacctggccaaggtcaagaagaacaagaggGAATTCCGCACaaagagggagagaaagGCGATCAAGGAACAAAAGGCGCTCGAGAAGACCATGGCccaggccgacgccctcgtcagcCACGAAGAGCGCGACAGGATGCAGTCCGAGACTTTGAAGCTCGTCTTCGCCACCTACTTTCGCATCTTGAAGCTGCGTGTTCCACACCTTATGGGTGCCGTTCTGGAGGGCTTGGCGAAGTACGCGCACCTCATCAACCAGGACTTCTTCGGCGACCTCTTGGAAGCACTCAAGGATCTGATCCGccacagcgacgaggacgccgagggtAAGTCCACGGAAGATGCCGAAAACGAAGAGGATGACGAAGATATTCCCGTTCGCAATCTCACTCGCGAGGCACTTCTGTGCACCGTCACGGCCTACGCTCTGCTGGCGGGCCAAGACGCCCACAACTCTCGCCACGACCTCCATCTCGACCTTTCCTTCTTCACGACACATCTATTCAAgtccctcctcccgctcgccaccgccgcagacCTCGAGAACACCCGCCTCAgcacctcgtcttcctcctctgccgcATCCGCCACCTCCAAGATCAACGTCCAAACCACCACAGTCCTGCTACTCCGCTCTCTCAccggcatcctcctccccgcgtACAACGCGCGCCAGGTCCCGCCCCTTCGActcgccgccttcaccaAGCAGCTCACCTCCACGGCGCTGCACCTTCCTGAGAAGTCGGCGCAGGCTGTCCTGGCTCTGCTCGGCGACATCGCCCACACACACGCCAAGAAGATCAACAGCCTGTGGAACACGGAAGAGCGCAAGGGCGACGGCAAGTTCAACCCTCTGAGCGACTCCGTCGAGGGCAGCAACCCATTTGCTTCGACGGTCTGGGAAGGCGAGTTGCTCAGGAAGCATTTCTCGCCAAAGGTGCGGGAAGGGGTCAAGATGTTGGAGAAGAGCATGACAAGTTGA
- a CDS encoding uncharacterized protein (TransMembrane:5 (o34-55i67-87o99-118i125-143o149-167i)~COG:E~COG:G~EggNog:ENOG503NYFH): protein MGAGAGDGDSAVDSELLAQPKDSTCEPVNFHAGLAWMAVNTFATVGIVFTNKAIFSDPSWRRCQLSFASFHFLLTWITLFVLSRPAFSYFVPRRASLQHLLPLAITMCLNVILPNLSLAYSSITFYQVARILLTPTVAAMNYVLHGSKLPWLAVAALFPACLGVGMVS from the exons AtgggtgctggcgctggcgatggtgacAGTGCCGTCGACTCGGAGCTGCTCGCACAGCCGAAGGACAGCACTTGCGAGCCTGTCAATTTTCACGCCGGTCTCGCATGGATGGCTGTGAATACCTTCGCGACAGTCGGCATT GTCTTCACCAACAAAGCCATTTTCTCTGACCCGTCGTGGAGGCGGTGCCAGCTTTCCTTCGCCTCGTTCCATTTTCTCCTCACTTGGATCACACTGTTTGTGCTCTCCAGGCCAGCATTCTCCTACTTCGTTCCACGACGAGCTTCTTTGCAGCACTTGCTGCCGCTCGCGATCACCATGTGCCTGAATGTCATTCTCCCAAATCTCTCACTGGCGTACTCTTCCATCACATTCTACCAAGTTGCGCGCATTCTTCTCACGCCCACTGTTGCAGCCATGAACTATGTCTTGCACGGTTCCAAGCTTCCGTGGCTCGCCGTTGCAGCTCTTTTCCCTGCGTGCTTAGGCGTCGGAATGGTGTCCTAG
- the POP3 gene encoding Ribonuclease P (COG:S~EggNog:ENOG503P6KZ), with the protein MLCNLLNPIGQHRRHHTRPSKGKRSSKRRTASMQDATPEDETHGPPAPQKPELSAYVHVGFNSITRRLEETSEGHRETGSQGTDDAKGPYSMVFVARGNQSSAFNCHFPRMVGAATRALPYAERTRLVGFSKPCSERLSSVLGVARVSSVAVMRDAPGAEALLAFVRKTVSPVDTSWLEGSKASAYRPTQIGSTETTVGVKKAKTTA; encoded by the exons ATGCTGTGCAA CCTTCTCAACCCCATCGGGCAACACAGAAGGCATCATACAAGACCGTCGAAGGGGAAGAGAAGCAGCAAAAGACGTACTGCCTCGATGCAGGATGCCACACCCGAGGACGAGACCCacgggccgccagcgccacaGAAGCCCGAACTCAGCGCTTACGTCCATGTCGGCTTCAATTCGATTACAAGAAGACTTGAAGAAACGTCAGAGGGGCACAGAGAAACTGGATCGCAGGGTACAGATGATGCCAAAGGCCCATATTCCATGGTTTTTGTTGCACGCGGCAATCAGTCATCGGCCTTCAACTGCCACTTCCCCAGAATGGTCGGCGCGGCAACGCGAGCCTTGCCGTATGCTGAGCGAACCCGATTAGTGGGGTTCTCAAAACCGTGCTCGGAAAGGCTCAGTTCCGTCTTGGGCGTCGCGCGGGTATCGTCCGTTGCCGTGATGCGCGATGCTCCAGGCGCTGAAGCGCTGTTGGCGTTTGTTCGAAAGACCGTTTCACCCGTGGACACTTCTTGGCTGGAGGGGAGCAAGGCTAGTGCTTATCGGCCGACACAAATTGGCTCGACAGAGACGACTGTTGGAGTAAAGAAGGCAAAGACAACGGCATGA